GTCATTCGAATTTTAATATAATCCCTTAGATAGAGATGGAAAACGCATGGACTGTGTGTGTTCTGttattttaaaggaaaagaatgtcaagaTTGTAAGGTAAATCATTTAATTGAATGATTCGATCcaccaaaaaaatcattcttatacctGTAAAAACGAAgattaacatatatatgtaatctataacatgaaattaaacagacctagaaaaatcCAAGAGCACGAGTatgcatgtttgcgcctgtcccaagtcagaagcctctggcctttgttagtcttgtattattttaattttagtttcttgtgtgcaatttggaaattagtatggcgctcattatcactgaactagtatatatttgtttaggggccagatgAAGGACCCCTCCGAgtgcggattttttttttgctacatTGAGGACCTGTTGGTgtccttctgctgttgttttttttttctaatgtcgggttgttgtttctttgacacattcccaatttccattctcaattttattattgctATCTATTTacatctttatttatgtttatatcgctTATATTGAGTCTATTTGTTGCACATGGAATTGACAAGTAGTGCCCTTTaactaaaataatttaatttgtatcTGAAAGACAATGCATACAAGATGTAGCTTTActtcaaacataatttgttCTGGTTAACGATGTCCATCTcacatacattttcaaaattcaccAACTTTTATCTCATTTACGATTTTTGGCAGTCTTCTGGGCTTTTTTTGTATCTTGTGTTCTGTTTAGAAATAAGTCATTATCTTGTTAAAATTGTTAAGTACACACATATGACTAGGATACTGTGATAAAAAGTAGAGATTGGGATACATGGAAATGACCCTAAGTGTGAAACATATTGAGCGTGAATAATATTATGCTcttgtttaaataataataataataatataattatcttAACAAAGTTAACAAAATCCGCACACCCTAGGCCTTGGCTAcataattcaacaaaaaataaaaataaaactaagcaagaaaacaaaacaaaacaaaacaaaaacaaagcaaaacaaaaacaaaacaaagacctgatatacatgtatgatcggtttattcccgattgtcccactttttaaaattttagagtTCTGATTGTCCCACATGAAAAGTTCTGATTGTCCCACATTATTTTATGtagtaaaatgttcttagaTAAACAAGgtaactgttgtttgttttgctaaataaacaagaattaattattgcacatttaacattaattttataaaagtataaaaaaaaatgttttttaaatcattagatTGATAcacttttgattaaaaaaatataatatttctgaTTGATGAAAAAGATCTTTTAAGGTcttgaattaaactttttttctgaaccTGATTTTGGGGTTTATATATGACTCTAGAAAAATAATTGGTGACGAAAATGAGATGGTGGTGCACTTATTTTTGCTACAGCCATTTGAAAGAACCCAATTCTGAAAATTTTCTCAGTTTTCATCAAATGTTATCCATTTTGGGGctattatcatgaaaaaaaatcacagtttcacaattaaactttactttttttcatactttcaataaagatagagtggaccaatctgaatagatttaacttaaaaaaaaacactagaaGTAGGTGTTaatttaagaaagttttataaaattttattgcttttttgtgtcaaattGACCATTCTGTCAAATTGTCAATTTTggaattttctctttttttagaACACAAAtctaactagaattgccattgcaagcaatagcggatgtcacccttcccccattgccactaagcggcagccatttcaaaataatttatacagtGAATACAGATTTATGAATTGCGATTTAtctttttgtacattttcagtacatttagaggattttcaaaagtttcacatttcttctgtttccatggcaacggcagcaattttggaaatttcaaagtcaaaagtATCATGTGTACATGCcagttaacaataatataaaatttcattaagtttggagcattttgaaaatatttgacatttctgcattttccatggcaacggtagccattttggaaattccaacttcaaaaatgTTATTCAGACCTGGCAGTCAACAATCATATAAAGTTTCATCttttttggagcattttgaaattttggaaatttttgacattttggttgGTTACTATGGTAACAGAGACCTTTCCAAAATTTTAATGGCAGATACCACATTGGTACATAGGAGGGAACATACCATCAGAGTTTCAATGgatttgacctaccattttaagAAAGTAAATGCCACTTTTAGGTTTTTGAAGCATATTTGACCATATTTGacttgtttccatggtaacggcagacatttttgaaattccaacGCCATAAAACACATctaccaatgttgctcatcgttcctgttgagttttataaaatttggagcattttgatattttggaaatttttggtgtagtttccatggcaacatgatagttccaatgattgccaaaatcatcAAAAACCAGTATATGCccggcacctacattgtatcaaaatataatgattctaagtTAAAGCAACTCCAAATAATTCTTTAAATcctaaaactttaatttttcacaattgttccgtttccatggtaacggcagccattttttatGGTCTTAGACCTACTGCAACCCGAAATTCGGTGTTCCTCATTATAGTTAACTTTCATTAAGATTGGTTCCATTGGCTCCGAGAAAACTGCCGGACAAAAAAggtggaagaataataataatacagaaaaagaaacagaggaaaagcaatatgtcacccgacattgtcgatcgggtgacataattATTTCAACCTCTTTGTtataattcattgaaaaaatacatatttgagaaattttgaaagattttttttgtatatgggATGCACATGTTTCTGGTAAAATCATTTCGTGTACCCCCATCTACTTTCTCTAAATTTGCTGCTGTCTAGAATTTTTCCAGATCAGCCTTTCCAAGAATTACTATTAAAGGTTGTTTTTCCAATTTTCCAATTGTTTTTGCAGTCAACAGGACTCTTCACCAATTATAAAGAAGAGCCAAACTTCcataagaaataagaagatgtggtatgattgtcaatgagacaactctcccaaagagaccaaatgacacagcaattaacaactataggtcaccatacggccttcagcaatgagcaaatcccataccacaTAGCTTCAAAAGGCCCCAAAACGACTAatgtaaaacgagaaaactaatggcataattcatgtacaaaataatgaacgaaaaacaaatatgttacacggcaacaaacgacaaccactgactgacaggctcctggcttgggacatcACCACAAtaaagacactaagtacagatctgagagtactcgcagtactgactaaaaaaaattgtttttttaaaagacttcaTTTAATATTATATGATACTTCAATTGTACCTACTAtgagcaaaataaaatatgtaaatattattatttgttcttattttgttcatattttataagttacaTTGATTAGTAACCTTTGATTAACTGCAACAcgctataaaaacaaattaatcattataaaaacagtTCCCAATTGTCCCACATTTAAACTTCCCAATTGTCCCACAAACATATTCCCGATTGTCCCACAAAGTTTCATTAcctttttacctgtaatttcaaaaagtggGACAATCGGGAAGACACCGTATGATCATAGTATTTGTTTTCGAAAgattcaatctaattaaaatattgatctttaATTACGTTTTACTGCTCATTTGTATtgtaacgtaatcagagatcaatattttaattagattgcgaAAGATtatatctgttaaaaaaaacttgcattCTCATCAGTTTACGCTTGTTATAGTCACACCTTAGTGTAGTCCTGGTATGTTGGgttatattgtatgtttgtcATATGTTTGGTAACGCAATGTCTCGCCGCAGTCTTGGCTATACATTTAACATAGCCATTTTACAGTAATAATCACTAttttccttttcctttttttttttttttaggtttttatGAAACTTCCGCTTTGAACTTTACGGAAGCCGTCAGGGGACagacattaaaattaaattatttttttttaattcgagatCACGTTTACCGAGATGTCTATAAAAATACATCGTTATCTCGATTAAACGAAATTGTTATATCGAGATTTCGGATTATTATGTCGTTATCTCGATTTATTATATCGAGATAGGCTTCCGTCTACAGAACATTGCAACTTTTAGCAGTTTCCGTTCAAATAAAGTATTTGAGAAACAAGGTACACCCGCAGATaactacggaagcgtattagcgccacacattatttttttcttcctatgtttgtGTTAAAatgcaaacctttgcgttataacgcaaacctttttgcgttacaacgcaaacctttgtgttataacgcaaacatttgttttatcttatttcttatttaagattcaaaggaaacatgcagtagttattaatggagggagctgtatatattaaaattaatcaCCTTTGTTGTCATTGCAAAGTAAAATGCTTGCATAATTAGATCATATCAATGACTAATAATGAGCAAAATAatataagaaggtgtggtatgagtgccaataagaaaactctccatctaagtcactattcgtaaaagtaaaccatcaaaGGCCgaattacggtcttcaacacggagcatttgctcacacaaaacaacaaactataaaggaccccaaaaacGATATTCATGTTACTAccagtatatatattacaaagaaaattgagtaaattgaggTTTATCATACCTAAGATATAAAGATTAACACTGCTAATATAGCTATaaccgaatataaatatacttccaaAGTAAGCTCTCGTTTGAGAAATGTGTTAAGTAGGTTAGATTCCAACAATTAAGCTACCCTTtggcaataaatgtataaaatgaagatgttatattaataaaattatgttctctcTATTCACATTACTACCCAAACATCTTAAAAATACTACAttgtattgaaatgaaaattcaatgactttctatcaaagaatcctgatcatattctgagattttaaaaaatgtttccttattaataattcattttaaagcagaaagatCATTTTGACATGgacaattgtatgacattatttttgatctttcaatttaaatatgacttttttattattataatgagttggccttgtatgtatgtttctttattatctTCTAGTAAATCACACCCAAAATGAATGACTGACGGACATATATACACaacttaatgaataattgaaatcaaaaggtttgcgttataacaaagtttgcgttacaacgcaaacataggaagaaaaattaaaaaaaaatgtgtggcgctaatacgcttccgtagatAACAGCATTAGAAACGACTAAAACacgaaaaaaaacacaagaggACGTATTTTATTACAACAAAGTAGTTTATATAAATACGTCCTTGTAAAATAGATTAGATTATTGATGTATGACGGATACTTGATACTATAttacacaacataaaaacatgTAGATAAACCTGTTCCGAACTACTAGGTAGGTCAATATTAGATAACTATATGTTCGGCTGgacatttaaatgtttgttgTTCACTGTCATTTTATGAGattgttaataaataaataacgtCATCACAAAGAATTCTAAAATTAGTTCGGAAAACCTACTGATAACAATATTCTGTCAGTTTGTATGGTAAGTTTTGTCGttctttataattatatatcaaatattcatatacacacaaaaataaaacttagaTTATACATGACAAACTGGATATTATCATTTCTGAtgcatttatttgtgtgttcTAAGTTGATAGAACGTACAATGCATTCTTtcttaaaaaagttataaataaatttcatgttaattCCATGTAATCATATTTCAAACCGAAACCGAAAGTAAAAACATACAATGTAGGactattttcaatttaatatgtATAAATCGGTCTTCGCCATTCGCTCAGGCCATTCGTGTAAATGTGACAGGACGAAAGTGGCGTATTTGcatgtcccaaatcaggagcctgtaattcaggggttgttgtttgtttatgtgtttcatatataatttagttgttcattcattttttttaaatgattaattccgtttctcgtttgaatacaccactttcgagttcatccgtcaccggaaaaaaaactcgtcaattaagTGCGCCtttgtaaaatcacaaaaaatactaaactcagaggaaaatcaaaacggagaatcacatggtaaaatcaaaatttaatgacaaaacacatcaaaaacgaatggacaacaactgacttggtacaggcatttccaaatgtagaaaatggtggattaaacctggttttatagcgctaatacctctcactttgtacgacagtttcataaaattctgttatatttacattgaactcaacagataaaataaataaaatagtcaaaatatgggtacagcagtcgtCATCGtgttacaatttttaaagaaacagtTTCGCGTGTCTGAAAATTTATACGTCACATttttttgtcgttcaatgtttatGCACattcaactttaaaatttcacattggtaatgttagcatacagggttagaaatagtccaaaagttccatagaatttataagaattcaCATATAGTTCATTCCACTACGTTATTagataattttgacgtttgtggttccaCGTACTTTCTAATTTATAATGGTAATataacataatgacatataatagaacaataacatactGACCgaatcttttaaagtacagagtcacgttataagaaccaacgaaacacaaaaagtcgcaaatacaaaacacacaagCAAAAATGTAAGATAATACAAACACTTTGACGGGATGTaaaagtaccgagccacgttaaataaatatcacagaaaacaatcaaacagtaaaagtaatatttataatagaacaaagaccaataaaaacaacaatataacacgttataataaaattgagaaaggaaatggtgaatatgtcaaagcgacaaccacccgaccatagagcaaacaatagccgaaggcaaccaatgggtcttcaatgtagctagaattcccgcacccgtaggtgtccttcagctggcccctaaaatatgcataatagtacagtgataatggacgtcatactaaactccgaattatacacaagaaacttaaatttaaaatcatacaagacttacaaatgccagaggctcatgacttgggacaggcgcaaaaaagaCCATCCTGTATTGTTTGTGAAGTTAATACGGAAAATTTATCAACAATGTCTAGGTACCTTcagatgaacttttttagaaaaaagactAGACATTCTTTTACATACGTACCTCTgattcatcaactttctgctcagacactgatgacgttttacaaagtctgagacCTTAGTTGgcttgatgtttttttttttatttaggtgAAGGTCATTTCAtcgtttaatatttgttttacctaGGTGGCAAACATTGAAAGAAAATGGATAAACAACAGAAGCAGCGTACTTTTGAAAACGAAAAAAAGTGGAAACATTTTCTATCTAGTATCAAGAGAGTGcataattttcaaacaaacaatgtatgtttaaattctaaaattaatacaaaatgtcTGGCAAATGAATTTGCGAACAAGTTGTTAAAGAAGAAAGGCGGATTTATTGAGATTAGTGGAAGTAAAAATACAATGGAAGCGtatgaacattttaatgttaaagaATCCAAAACCCAACCACACAATATGGATTTTAACGACAGAGATCAGGTGGGCATGTCACGGGCAGACACATGGCCAAAAGAAAGATCTAAATATATAGAACCATATAATATTTCTGATACTGATTCTGCCTGCCGCAAGCTTAGTTTCGAAACAACGAACACAATAGTGTGTGAGTCGTCCGACGAAGAAATGAGTCCGAGTATTTTAAAACCAATTCCTTCGGAAAAGTTCGGTTACCATTGGAAATCACAGCCTCGGTTTGATATTCTAAATGAAATAGATTTGAGTccaagtaaaaaaatcaaatttgaaaaggaACTATTCGCAGATAAAACTATGGAGAGCCGAACAGAACAAGCAACAGGAAGTTCAAAAGAGGTTCATGAAAAATACGAGCAAGAGAAGGAAGCAACTAAATTAGACAATAACGAACCTGGCACAATATCGATGTCTCAAGACAATGTGTCGAGCCATGTgggaaatgtcaaaattaatcGGAAAATAGATATCGTTACAAATCCAACATCAATGAAATCAGATATTGATAATTCATACAGGGATACAGTCCGGAGAATCGAAAAGTCAACAGACTTTTCGGAAGCTTTGGGAGATGGGGGGATGGATGGCTCAGCAGAACCAGGAGCAGATACAGTGATAGCGGTGCAGGTAGAAAACAGAAAAGGGACGACAAAAAATAAGGTCGACAATAGGCCTGTCACACTACAAGTGTCAGCAGACGATATTTGCCATATTAaggcaaattttgaaattaatcgTTTACGAGATCGAAATGaaaatattccaaagtcaaaaaaATCTGACATTGATAAACCATGCAGTAAATGGACTATACCAAATATTGCAgaatactttgattttgataaatcagttcGAAAAATTGAAATGCCGACATATTTTGCCATTGGTGCTGAAAAGGTGTCAGAAAATATTCAATTagaattatttcaaaaacttcAAGTTTTTAAGTCTGTGCAAAAACACAAAAGCAAGCAAAATAATGATAAGGAAAGTATTTCACATTTAAAGTCTCTCACGGTAACAGAATGCGGAAGTAGGCTGGTATTAGACGCGTTACTTATTCCACTGTGTGCATCGTTAGGCTTAAACATCGAGgtagataaaaatataaattgcaatTTTCTCCCGAACTGCAGATTTGATTATTGCATAGCTAAAGATGATAAACTAATTGGATGTGTGGAaacaaaaagtatcaaaagtttGAACGACAGCGCCGTTGCGCAGGCTTTGCTGCAATTGGTAATCTTGCAGACGAATTTATTACGAGTTGATGACCCCTTGACCGCCAAATGTCCATTATTTGCTGTTGTTACTGATGGACATAGATTTGTTTATATTCAACTGCAGGAGTCTGTATTCAAATTTGAACACGAAGGAGAAAAGGTTAAAGTTCGCGAAATCGCACATGAAGACGATGTTAAGTGCATTTTAGAACAAATCGGTTACCTAATGAATGAAGCAACCGCTGCACTATTAAAAGGCAATAACTTGGGTTCTTGTACAGTGATAGAGACAAACTCAACGAGTTCAAATAATTTAGTGCCAAATGTAATTAATTTAGATGATCAGAAAAGTGAGAACCCGCATATAATTGTCATTGACTGAGCCATGCGGATAAATAAATTGAACATTAAATCATGTAATCGAAGTATAAACTCGTGTTTGAGcttttcattttgtcatttgatcaaTCTACTGacagtactgtaaattcagaaattattgcgtgcattcaTTATTGCGAATtagtcattttagacttaaacgcgattttgattttaacgattTGGGGGCAAATCCTGcttaattcatatttaaactAATCTAAAATAccagttttaattattgcgtttacaactcgtCTCAAtttttgcaacaataaatacCTCGCATTAATTGCTGAATTTACAACTAAAATATAgatctctgatttcgttatatTACATATGAGTAGTATAATGAAAtcaaaaatctatattttaataagattgtcatttgattagagactttccgttttgaattttcctcggtgctcagtatttttgttatttttcttttcactgATACTAGTTTTTCAATTATCGAAAGTGAAACAATCTTGTCTCGTGTTCCTATAATGTCGGACTTTTCGATTTGCCTCCTATTTTTAGTATCAAGTTTAAGCCACTACATATTGAATCGAGTTTTCGTAGGCATTTTAAAATTCCAAGAGAAAAAAGGACTTCAATCGAAACtcaaatcatttaatatttacaagAATAAAACTTTGAGTAGACTGATAAATgggaaaaaatagaaatataaggGTTCCGGGTTTATTCAGCATACTGTAGACCTGACGACAGGAGatatattttgtgttgttgtaaactttttaaaaatatgttaccCCATgatgtttgttatttgtttttatttatcatatgttaTGTCTATTCTGTAATTAATCTCGATATAATGTATAtgtcaatacaatattttataaataaatggaaGCGTATTACAATTCAAACGAACTTACCACAATTacatagtttgttattatctcCCATTTCAACGTAATAAGTACTTTACAAACGATAGCTCGATAGTTGATTTAAAATGCagaatatattttgaataatacaattATTGATACGCATAGGACATATATAATAAGTAGTGTGTTGTATTGTATTTGTGCACCAAAGACAATTGATATTATGTAGTGTACGCAAAGCTATCATAATAGTTCATCATATAAGACAAGGTTACGAAGtacagtttttgaaatttaagaattCATGATTTAAAGCGTTTTTGTAAGATCAAAGATCAAACGGGGTGTACTTGTAACTTTAACACATACAAGAGATTTAAATGCACCATTCAAAATCATAAtatgaataattattttattgtttaaaaataaaagagaggcgaaagataccaaaaacaGATATTCGAACGCATGAGTTGAAA
The window above is part of the Mytilus trossulus isolate FHL-02 unplaced genomic scaffold, PNRI_Mtr1.1.1.hap1 h1tg000210l__unscaffolded, whole genome shotgun sequence genome. Proteins encoded here:
- the LOC134700988 gene encoding uncharacterized protein LOC134700988: MDKQQKQRTFENEKKWKHFLSSIKRVHNFQTNNVCLNSKINTKCLANEFANKLLKKKGGFIEISGSKNTMEAYEHFNVKESKTQPHNMDFNDRDQVGMSRADTWPKERSKYIEPYNISDTDSACRKLSFETTNTIVCESSDEEMSPSILKPIPSEKFGYHWKSQPRFDILNEIDLSPSKKIKFEKELFADKTMESRTEQATGSSKEVHEKYEQEKEATKLDNNEPGTISMSQDNVSSHVGNVKINRKIDIVTNPTSMKSDIDNSYRDTVRRIEKSTDFSEALGDGGMDGSAEPGADTVIAVQVENRKGTTKNKVDNRPVTLQVSADDICHIKANFEINRLRDRNENIPKSKKSDIDKPCSKWTIPNIAEYFDFDKSVRKIEMPTYFAIGAEKVSENIQLELFQKLQVFKSVQKHKSKQNNDKESISHLKSLTVTECGSRLVLDALLIPLCASLGLNIEVDKNINCNFLPNCRFDYCIAKDDKLIGCVETKSIKSLNDSAVAQALLQLVILQTNLLRVDDPLTAKCPLFAVVTDGHRFVYIQLQESVFKFEHEGEKVKVREIAHEDDVKCILEQIGYLMNEATAALLKGNNLGSCTVIETNSTSSNNLVPNVINLDDQKSENPHIIVID